In Dermacentor albipictus isolate Rhodes 1998 colony chromosome 6, USDA_Dalb.pri_finalv2, whole genome shotgun sequence, the following proteins share a genomic window:
- the LOC139046914 gene encoding probable serine carboxypeptidase CPVL yields MGCWSIWTVDVLFLFVLTLCGCNEDQTRQPCLYLQTPVLLDDTVLSATSDRVLPEKLKAMKQNSRVCLPAPCEKLEAYSGFIPVDNESDSSYLFFLHIKSQSEQPKKRLLLWTQGGPWKSSLYSQFLENGPLGINAMGKLYYRDHSLIKDFDVIYLDQPVGSGYSFDDNGRYPATLDEASEQVMTFLKRFLRIFSEYHRPDLYIAGESYGARSAAGVAYKVLKKAKQINVKLKGIMLGVGFVFPLLEIIDSTNYLYYSGLLNDFGRKTLAGWFDMIRGLVTKGLYSQAAEELGKTVLNMAPAGTQTIFQLLTGFQHHGSIARPQEPEEARQYMDYANSPEFKKIIHVNISRILDGSRPELTKQLGSGDFFVDIKRKLEFLLDSTAVLFYTAQYDAVFPEVNIEQCFKKLRWRGSEQFSNARRNKWYREENPSLALLGYERVVGTLQYSNVLWGGHDISLDRSLPVSELYSRFLRLVRENKLKWTDEPS; encoded by the exons GGTACTCCTGGATGACACCGTGCTATCAGCGACGAGCGACCGTGTGTTACCCGAAAAACTGAAGGCGATGAAGCAGAACAGCCGGGTGTGCTTGCCGGCGCCCTGCGAGAAGCTGGAAGCCTACTCTGGCTTTATACCGGTTGACAACGAAAGTGATTCCTCGTACCTGTTCTTCTTGCACATCAAGTCACAG AGCGAGCAGCCAAAGAAGCGGCTCCTTCTATGGACACAGGGTGGCCCATGGAAATCTTCCTTATACAGCCAGTTCCTTGAAAATGGACCCCTGGGCATTAACGCCATGGGGAAGCTTTACTACAGAGACCACAGTCTGATAAAGGATTTCGATGTAATATACCTCGACCAACCTGTTGGATCGGGATACAGCTTTGACGACAACGGCCGATACCCCGCAACGCTTGATGAAGCATCTGAGCAAGTCATGACGTTCCTCAAGCGCTTTCTGAGAATATTCTCGGAGTACCACAGGCCGGACTTATACATTGCGGGAGAGTCCTATGGAG CAAGGTCAGCCGCTGGAGTGGCCTACAAGGTTCTGAAGAAAGCTAAGCAAATCAACGTCAAACTCAAAGGCATAATGCTAGGCGTAGGATTCGTGTTCCCACTGCTCGAAATCATCGACTCCACGAACTACCTGTATTACTCCGGGCTGTTAAATGACTTCGGCCGAAAAACGCTTGCTGGGTGGTTCGACATGATACGCGGTCTCGTCACTAAAGGGCTATACTCACAGGCTGCAGAAGAACTCGGCAAAACTGTTTTGAACATGGCGCCTGCCGGAACTCAGACGATATTTCAACTTCTAACCGGCTTCCAACACCACGGAAGCATAGCAAGACCGCAGGAACCGGAAGAAGCTAGACAGTACATGGACTATGCGAATAGCCCAGAATTTAAGAAGATAATTCACGTTAACATTTCCCGGATCCTCGACGGTTCCAGGCCAGAGCTCACAAAGCAACTAGGTTCAGGAGATTTCTTCGTAGACATTAAAAGGAAACTAGAGTTCTTGCTCGACAGTACGGCCGTCCTCTTCTACACGGCTCAGTACGACGCCGTTTTTCCCGAAGTGAATATTGAACAGTGCTTCAAGAAACTGCGATGGCGTGGTTCTGAGCAATTTAGCAACGCCAGACGGAACAAATGGTACAGAGAAGAAAATCCCTCTCTTGCTCTCCTCGGTTACGAGCGCGTGGTTGGGACACTTCAGTATAGCAACGTACTTTGGGGAGGCCATGACATCTCGTTGGATAGGTCACTCCCGGTAAGCGAACTGTACAGTCGCTTTCTGAGACTTGTGAGGGAAAACAAACTGAAGTGGACAGATGAGCCATCGTGA